In Nomascus leucogenys isolate Asia chromosome 11, Asia_NLE_v1, whole genome shotgun sequence, the following proteins share a genomic window:
- the GPR84 gene encoding G-protein coupled receptor 84 encodes MWNTSDANFSCYHESVLGYRYVAVSWGVVVAVTGTVGNVLTLLALAIQPKLRTRFNLLIANLTLADLLYCTLLQPFSVDTYLHMHWRTGATFCRVFGLLLFASNSVSILTLCLIALGRYLLIAHPKLFPQVFSAKGIVLALVSTWVVGVASFAPLWPIYILVPVVCTCSFDRIRGRPYTTILMGIYFVLGLSSVGIFYCLIHRQVKRTAQALDQYKLRQASIHSNHVAGTDEAMPGSFQELDSKLASGGPSEGISSEPVSAATTQTLEGDSSEVGDQINSKRAKQMAEKSPPEASAKAQPIKGARRAPDSSSEFGKVTRMCFAVFLCFALSYIPFLLLNILDARVQAPRVVHMLAANLTWLNGCINPVLYAAMNRQFRQAYGSVLKRGPRSFRRLH; translated from the coding sequence ATGTGGAACACCTCTGACGCCAACTTCTCCTGCTATCATGAGTCTGTGCTGGGCTATCGTTATGTTGCAGTTAgctggggggtggtggtggctgtgACAGGCACCGTGGGCAATGTGCTCACCCTGCTGGCCTTGGCCATCCAGCCCAAGCTCCGTACCCGATTCAACCTGCTCATAGCCAACCTCACACTGGCTGATCTCCTCTACTGCACGCTCCTGCAGCCCTTCTCTGTGGACACCTACCTCCACATGCACTGGCGCACTGGTGCCACCTTCTGCAGGGTATTTGGGCTCCTCCTTTTTGCCTCCAATTCTGTCTCCATCCTGACCCTCTGCCTCATCGCACTGGGACGCTACCTCCTCATTGCCCACCCTAAGCTTTTTCCCCAAGTTTTCAGTGCCAAGGGGATAGTGCTGGCACTGGTGAGCACCTGGGTTGTGGGCGTAGCCAGCTTTGCTCCCCTCTGGCCTATTTATATCCTGGTACCTGTAGTCTGCACCTGCAGCTTTGACCGCATCCGAGGCCGGCCTTACACCACCATCCTCATGGGCATCTACTTTGTGCTTGGGCTCAGCAGTGTTGGCATCTTCTATTGCCTCATCCATCGCCAGGTCAAACGAACAGCACAGGCACTGGACCAATACAAGTTGCGACAGGCAAGCATCCACTCCAACCATGTGGCCGGGACTGATGAGGCCATGCCTGGTAGTTTCCAGGAGCTGGACAGCAAGTTAGCATCAGGAGGACCCAGTGAGGGGATTTCATCTGAGCCAGTCAGTGCTGCCACCACCCAGACCCTGGAAGGAGACTCATCAGAAGTGGGAGACCAGATCAACAGCAAGAGAGCTAAGCAGATGGCAGAGAAAAGCCCTCCAGAAGCATCTGCCAAAGCCCAGCCAATTAAAGGAGCCAGAAGAGCTCCGGATTCTTCATCGGAATTTGGGAAGGTGACTCGAATGTGTTTTGCTGTGTTTCTCTGCTTTGCCCTGAGCTACATCCCCTTCTTGCTGCTCAACATTCTGGATGCCAGAGTCCAGGCTCCCCGGGTGGTCCACATGCTTGCTGCCAACCTCACATGGCTCAATGGTTGCATCAACCCTGTGCTCTATGCAGCCATGAACCGCCAATTCCGCCAAGCATATGGCTCCGTTTTAAAAAGAGGGCCCCGGAGTTTCCGTAGGCTCCATTAG